In the Ovis aries strain OAR_USU_Benz2616 breed Rambouillet chromosome 18, ARS-UI_Ramb_v3.0, whole genome shotgun sequence genome, AGCAGGACTGCAGCCCTGGCTGGTGGGACTGCCTTGGGCAGGTGACCTGGGCAATTGCATGGTCTCCAGGGTCCCTGCCACTCTGGCCACATGTCCCTGTCACAGCCCTGAAACCCCTTCAGGCCCCTGTTCTCCTGTCTCAGTTCCAGTCCAGGCCCCTCCTCCATGGGAAGGTTGGCTCCATGCCTGCATCCCTTCTGGGTCAGAAGACCCCTACtgggaactccgggagatggtgatgaacagggaggcctggcgtgctgcgattcatggggtcgcaaagagttggacacgactgagcgactgaactgaactgaactgaactgggctgccTCAGGGCCCCTGGGACCCTGGGATCCCCCCAGTCATCTCCactttgccccccacccccaccccagtcccagGTGCAACCTCAGGGCTGTCACCTCTCAGGGGTCCTGCAGGGGCCTCCTCTTTCAGCTCCTGCCCTTAAAAGGGGGtgatcatccatccatccccaccccctccctgggatGCCCTGAAAGGCCCCCATCAGCATCAGACACAGCATCCCTGTTCATTTCCAATCCCGTCTTCCCAGCTTGGAAGCTGCTAACCAGTCTCCCAGACCAGGAGAATCCTCCCTTAGGTAGGACTACTTCTAGATCTTTCCAGACTCTCACCTGGATGGCAGCTTTGGAGcttaagagtcagacattatGTTAATTTATTCTGTGGTTCTTCAAAGATGTTCCACTTTGGAGTCACGCTGGGTTGCGGGGCTCCCCTCCCCAATGGGGAAGAGTCACATGTGAAGGCGAAATTGGGGAAGGGGATTCACAACAGTCCCTACTTCCCATGTCATCTCATCCCCATGGCCTTGCTCTCACCCCATGgctcttccctgttcacctgtGAAGCTGCCCTCCTCCGGGTGGGTATGTGTCCCTCAGATGGCACCTCCTTTAGTGATGGCTGCAGGGAGGACAGGCCGGGTCACGTGTGTCTTCAGGTTGCTGCAGAAGGAGGTCATTGCCCTGAAAAGGTGTCCTGGGTCCCAGAGCCCCGAGCTTTGGTTCTGGGCTCCCACCCATGGGCCCTGCTGACATGTGGGCTGTAGAGCAAAGTGCTCAATCCATGGTTTTGGCATTGCTATCTGGGTTCTCACTCCTCAACTTTTAACCTTAGGGAAGCCACTTGAGTCCTccagccttagttttctcatctgtaaaatggggttagcAGTATAATCCAGTCTCTTTTCTGAAAGCTTTGGAGTCAGAATTGAGATATGCTCTAGAATTGAGAAATGTTCAGCCCCAAACAGACAACCTGGTGCATCCATGTTATACGACATAATACTGAAAATTCTTTGTAATTAAATACATTAGTGTTTATCCAACTGCCTAAATTAAACtttcacactaagtgaaataaacgcatgcatgcatgctaaatcgcttcagtcgtgtccgcctctttgcgaccctatagactgtagcataccgggctcctctgtccatgggattctccaggcaagaataccggagtgggttgccatgctgtactccaggggatcttcccaaccccaggatcgaatCCGCATcttctgaggctcctgcattgcacgtggattctttacccttgagctaatggggaagccccaagtaaaataaataaagatcgtTAATTATCTAGTGTATGTTAAGGTCAAATTCTGTTAccaaatgaattatttaatacTTCTTAATTTTCAGAGCCTGAAAGGCTTGGGATGTCAGATAAAGGCCATCCTACTCTGTGTTTCTGTAGATAATGACACAGCTCAAAGGGCAAAAATATGTTCACGGTTTGAAGCCAGACCCAACCCAGCTAGGAGTTTTGGGATAAGACAAGTCTCCTGACAAGGCCAAGGCTGATGGGTGGGGAGAACCATTCTGGAGCAGCTGTGCTGTTACCGAGTGTCTGAGCCATTGGTTCCAACTCCACAGACCCTGAGCCTCAGCCCTCACAGGGCCCTGAGCCTTTCCCTGGCAACTGACTTAATCCCCCTCCGAAGCTGTATCTTTCTCCGGTGGGCCCTCAGCCACGACCACTGTCATACTGGTGAAGGTGACCTGCATGACCACCGTGACCTCCATGTAATCGTCCTGAGGCCTGGACTTCTGGGCCATCATGGGCTACTTCCTCCGGACGCTGCAGCTGCTCTCCACCTGCGTGGCCATCTCACTAGTGGGCAGCCTGGACAGCTGGACGGTGCCCACAAGTAACTGGTCCTTTGTTATCTTGTGCTTCTGCTTTGTGGTGACCTTCATCATCCTCATAATCGAATCACTGGCACTTCAGTACTGCTTCTCCTTCTCTTGGGGGGATTTTCTCCTCTGCCATGCCTGCTACCTCGCCCTCTTCTGCCTCTTGGTCTCCGTCATTTACCCCACTACCTatgttcagtttttgttttacaCCTCCTCCTGGGACCACGCCATCGCTGCTACTGCGTTCTGCTTCATTTCTACTGTGTCTTATGCCACCGAAGCAATCTGGATCTTGCGCTGGCCTCAGACAGGTGATTTCACTGGCTATATAGGCAGCTTGCCATTCCTCCTCAAGATGCTAGAGACACTGGTGGCCTGTGTCATCTTACCCTTCATCAGCAATCCCTACCTGTACATGGACCATCCATTGCTGGTGTCGTGCGTGGCTGTGTACTCCATCTGCTTCATCCTGGGGATCGTGACCATCCTGTTGAACCTGGCTGACTTAGAGAACCGGCtgcccatctcctcctccatgtTCCATCTGATGCTGAGCCAGCTGTCTGTCCTTCTCTACATTGGTGCTCTGGTCCTCTGGGCGCTCTACCAATTTGACGAAAAGTTTGGCGGGCAGCCCGAGAGGTCCAGGGATGTGAGCTGTCAACAAAGACTTACCAACTATGTTTGCACCTGGGACCAGCGCCTGGCTGTGGCCGTCCTGACAGCCATCAACCTGCTGATTTACGTGGCCGACCTGGTGTACTGGGCCCGCCAGGCTTCTGCAGGGACTGAGGACCAGCCTGGGGACTGCTGACCACCTCTGCTCGCAGGAGGTATCTTCACCGAGCTCTGACGTCTTCCTGGCCCCCTCGCTCCCTCCTCACACCCTCCCCCCTTCATCtcactctccttcctcttcccttcccctcttctgctctgtctccctcctgTTTTCCTTGGTTTTCCACATTCTGTTTTGCCTCTTTCTCTTGCTTCTCTcatcttttctacattttttactttttgcccCTTTTCTGGTcatccttggttttctcatctcctGTGTCCTGACCACCTCTCcccattttccttcttctgatcCATCAGGACCTGAgactccttccttctctgtccaCCACCTCCTCCCGCCTCCTAAGGTGCTGACTCCACAGCACATAGCCCTCTGTGCAGCTGTTCACACCCTGGGCTTCTGGAGGGGCCTCATTGTCAGAGTGTGTCTGTCCCCCCTGAGGGTGCCTTAGTTAGCGTGTGGGGTGGATTTGGGGTGTGACTGGTAGCTAAGGATCAGGCCTCACTTCATCCTCGTGGAGGGGGTGGTACACAGCACCTTtcctttaagttaaaaaaaaaaaaaaaaaaagctctggaaATCAATAATTTCCCTTAGGCAGGAGTGCTAATGCAGAGACTTGGATCCTTAGGCCCCTCCTTGGGGCTCCGTCCCACCTGAGACTGGCTCTGGAATTTTTACTGACTTACTAAAATCCACTGTCTATAGGCCTTGTGGACAAAAAAAATATTGTGAATCATTTCTGTAAACGATAACGCTGCTGGCCATCAAGCCTTCGGCCACTGCAGCAGCCCCCAGTAGGGCAGCCTGAGGGGAATTCATGATGGAGACAGGGCACTGGCTTTACGATGTGTAAGAAAGGAATGATTCTAATGCGCTCAGACTCCTGCACCTTCTGGTCCCGAGAAAAACACTAAACCTTGAGATGTCTGTTTTTGTGATTAGTGATAATCCTTTGATATTTGACtacatgttcctttttttttttttcttttcagcaaaAACTCCCATTTATCCTGGCCCCCTCtcacctctttggaacagttctgCAGAGTGATCTGTGAGGTGTCTCCCAAGCTATAGTCTCTAGTGAGGTTTCCAAATAGAACATAACTCACAACTTAGACTGTGaggtttcttgttttttcttttcccttcagtcAGCAGTTTTGGTGACTGAGGAAGGAGGAGCCCAGAGCAGACTTCTCCTAACTCTACAAGGCACTAGAGACTGGGTACCTTTTGTGCCCATCTGCCTCCTCAGAGAGT is a window encoding:
- the LOC101119852 gene encoding myeloid-associated differentiation marker-like, translating into MGYFLRTLQLLSTCVAISLVGSLDSWTVPTSNWSFVILCFCFVVTFIILIIESLALQYCFSFSWGDFLLCHACYLALFCLLVSVIYPTTYVQFLFYTSSWDHAIAATAFCFISTVSYATEAIWILRWPQTGDFTGYIGSLPFLLKMLETLVACVILPFISNPYLYMDHPLLVSCVAVYSICFILGIVTILLNLADLENRLPISSSMFHLMLSQLSVLLYIGALVLWALYQFDEKFGGQPERSRDVSCQQRLTNYVCTWDQRLAVAVLTAINLLIYVADLVYWARQASAGTEDQPGDC